A window from Sphingobacterium hotanense encodes these proteins:
- a CDS encoding undecaprenyl-diphosphate phosphatase yields the protein MNYFEAIILAIVEGLTEYLPISSTAHMGFTAALMGMEESEYLKMFQVSIQFGAILSIVVLYWRKFFDLKNLNLYLKLAIAVIPALVLGKLFDDKIEAVLGNQVAISAVLVLGGVILLFVDKWFKNPTITDEKQIPIKKALIIGFWQCLAMMPGTSRSAASIIGGLTQGLDRKAAAEFSFFLAVPTMLAVTVYSIFVKTWGEGTAQAQKGYEMIMASNENIIVFIIGNVVAFVVAMIAVKTFISVLTKYGFKFWGWYRIIIGIFLLVFFWNQQ from the coding sequence ATGAATTATTTTGAAGCCATTATCCTTGCTATCGTTGAAGGATTAACCGAATACTTACCTATTTCGTCAACCGCCCACATGGGCTTTACTGCCGCCCTTATGGGGATGGAGGAAAGCGAATATTTAAAGATGTTCCAGGTGTCTATACAGTTTGGAGCCATTCTTTCCATTGTCGTATTATACTGGAGAAAATTCTTCGACCTAAAGAATCTAAATCTATATCTTAAATTAGCCATTGCAGTAATTCCAGCCTTGGTGTTAGGTAAATTATTCGATGATAAAATCGAAGCCGTATTAGGCAATCAGGTAGCGATTTCAGCAGTATTAGTATTAGGTGGTGTTATCCTGTTATTCGTCGACAAATGGTTTAAGAACCCAACAATAACCGACGAGAAGCAAATTCCTATTAAAAAAGCATTAATCATCGGTTTCTGGCAATGTTTGGCGATGATGCCAGGTACATCCCGCTCCGCAGCATCTATCATTGGTGGTCTGACACAGGGTTTGGATCGTAAAGCAGCAGCAGAATTCTCTTTCTTCCTTGCTGTACCAACCATGCTTGCCGTAACGGTTTACTCTATCTTCGTTAAAACATGGGGCGAAGGAACAGCACAAGCGCAAAAGGGATACGAGATGATCATGGCAAGCAATGAAAATATTATCGTATTCATTATTGGAAACGTCGTTGCCTTCGTTGTCGCGATGATCGCCGTGAAAACATTCATCAGCGTATTGACAAAATATGGTTTCAAATTCTGGGGCTGGTATAGAATCATCATCGGTATCTTTTTATTGGTATTCTTCTGGAACCAACAATAA